The Prunus persica cultivar Lovell chromosome G8, Prunus_persica_NCBIv2, whole genome shotgun sequence genome includes a region encoding these proteins:
- the LOC18767309 gene encoding FHA domain-containing protein FHA2, translated as MAATSGDVEAGFAKLQGEDFEYYMQTYSIILGRNSKKSTVDVDLSSLGGGMNISRHHARIFYDFTRRRFALEVLGKNGCLVEGVLHLPGNAPVKLDSQDLLQIGDKEFYFLLPVRSILGGPVGPRHYAASVAVPSPVGPAHYGYHSGSGTGPIVKKGRGREFYEEEYEEEEDVGGGGGGGGSGSGKKMRREGYEGFAYGGGSGSGSGKAGALEKKGDGRSRVDRDTDNQQLLHLEEKDVVSSVATVLSDLCGPGEWMPMEKLHTELVEQYSSIWHHTRVRRYLTSEDWPGPESKGKPWYGLLMLLRKYPEHFVINTRSKGRVTLEFVSLVSLLS; from the exons atggCGGCGACCAGCGGCGATGTGGAGGCTGGCTTCGCCAAGCTTCAAGGCGAAGACTTTGAGTACTACATGCAGACCTACTCCATAATCCTGGGCCGGAATTCCAAGAAATCAACGGTGGACGTCGACCTCTCGAGCCTCGGCGGCGGCATGAACATTTCGCGCCACCACGCGCGAATCTTCTACGATTTCACACGGCGCCGTTTCGCGCTCGAGGTCCTCGGCAAGAACGGCTGCCTCGTCGAGGGCGTGCTCCACCTTCCCGGAAACGCGCCGGTCAAGCTCGACTCGCAAGACCTTCTTCAGATCGGCGACAAGGAGTTCTATTTTCTGTTGCCGGTGAGGAGTATTCTCGGTGGGCCTGTGGGCCCCAGGCATTACGCCGCCTCGGTGGCGGTGCCGAGCCCCGTGGGCCCGGCTCATTACGGGTACCATTCGGGTTCGGGGACCGGGCCGATTGTGAAAAAGGGGAGGGGGAGGGAGTTTTATGAGGAGGAGtatgaggaagaggaggatgttggtggtggtggtggcggtggtgggAGTGGGAGtgggaagaagatgaggagAGAAGGGTATGAGGGTTTTGCGTATGGTGGTGGGTCGGGTTCTGGGTCAGGCAAGGCCGGAGCTTTGG AGAAGAAGGGAGATGGAAGATCAAGGGTTGATCGAGACACTGATAATCAGCAACTTCTGCATTTGGAGGAAAAGGATGTTGTGTCATCTGTTGCTACAGTGCTCTCTGATCTTTGTGGTCCTGGAGAATGGATGCCTATGGAGAAACTTCATACTGAG TTGGTCGAGCAGTATAGCAGCATTTGGCATCACACTCGAGTACGGCGGTATCTCACTTCTGAGGACTGGCCTGGCCCTGAGTCAAAAGGGAAACCATGGTACGGCTTGCTTATGTTGCTAAGAAAATACCCAGAACACTTTGTCATCAACACAAGGTCCAAGGGCCGTGTAACGCTGGAATTTGTTTCTCTTGTCTCTCTGCTTTCATAA
- the LOC18768899 gene encoding ethylene-responsive transcription factor-like protein At4g13040, whose translation MVSLRRRRLLGLCSGVSPVLDPLPRACDNGTVPQNFSRTNPVSVHPMPSNDANQPDGNASVKVEARSPTASGSSLSKEQHDQQVAGPPIKRRKRHRRKHFQNQEPCLMRGVYFKNMKWQAAIKVDKKQIHLGTVGSQEEAARLYDRAAFMCGREPNFELSEEEKQELRKFKWDEFLAMTRHAITNKKHRRRPGAESHKRSETPLENGDWDDKEEVDSLSASEDMEQDMLGS comes from the exons ATGGTGAGCTTAAGAAGACGCAGACTCTTGGGGCTATGCTCTG GGGTAAGTCCTGTTCTAGATCCACTTCCTAGGGCTTGTGACAATGGAACTGTTCCTCAAAATTTTTCTCGGACAAATCCTGTCAGCGTGCATCCCATGCCTTCAAATGATGCAAATCAGCCAGATGGG AATGCCAGCGTGAAAGTAGAAGCTCGGTCGCCAACTGCATCTGGTTCTAGCTTATCCAAAGAGCAGCATGATCAGCAAGTTGCAG GGCCACCAATAAAACGCAGAAAGCGACATCGGAGAAAGCATTTCCAAAACCAAGAACCATGTCTAATGAGAGGTGTCTATTTCAAAAATATGAAGTGGCAAGCAGCTATAAAAGTTGACAAGAAACAAATCCACTTGGGCACTGTTGGTTCACAAGAAGAGGCTGCTCGTTTGTATGACAG GGCTGCTTTCATGTGTGGGAGGGAACCCAATTTCGAGCTTTCTGAAGAGGAGAAGCAAGAACTGAGGAAATTCAAGTGGGATGAGTTCTTGGCCATGACTCGTCATGCAATCACCAACAAAA AACACAGGAGAAGGCCCGGGGCAGAGTCACACAAGAGGTCCGAGACTCCATTGGAAAATGGGGACTGGGATGACAAAGAAGAAGTAGACAGTCTCTCGGCTTCAGAAGATATGGAGCAGGATATGTTAGGCTCTTGA
- the LOC109950560 gene encoding uncharacterized protein LOC109950560 isoform X2, which produces MPSNYVNLPDGNATDTRDSPEIISMLREPAAAEKVLLGLLGPDDTKIMQEYDDGGLRQNLSYHALAACLHFAMWLRENGESSLASRERDEARARVAELEEKVRNVEEIMKHQVQEYKSKLNGLQNDVDQQRQKAAFCERKWKQQLALHQEKSTRLEEVLRQLVEANSNLAKDTQSLDVARTRIEKLTGALTRTRKLYKQAEVEVKKVQQECEMDRILGEIEKEERVKKRIALTTELELVEDFQNQNQKEGGIMPTLELNKDVSKQVNEAKNVDGEVEAQHPSTFWTRCHCCNVRYKFSRVHVNHLLRCQACPAAFVATEEVSTIYRRRHLVDTGSQVTASGRKPPDHGMVSLKGPGGS; this is translated from the exons ATGCCTTCAAATTATGTAAATCTCCCAGATGGG AATGCGACTGATACAAGGGATTCCCCTGAGATTATCAGCATGTTGAGAGAGCCAGCTGCTGCAGAGAAAGTTTTGCTGGGCTTACTTGGCCCTGATGATACCAAGATTATGCAGGAGTATGATGACGGTGGTTTGAGGCAAAACTTATCCTACCATGCCCTTGCT GCCTGCCTCCACTTTGCCATGTGGCTAAGGGAAAATGGAGAGTCTTCCTTAGCCTCCAGGGAGCGCGATGAAGCCAGAGCTCGTGTTGCAGAGCTGGAGGAAAAAGTTAGAAATGTTGAGGAGATAATGAAGCATCAGGTCCAAGAATACAAGTCTAAGCTGAATGGCCTGCAAAATGATGTTGATCAGCAGAGGCAAAAGGCTGCGTTCTGCGAGAGGAAATGGAAGCAGCAGTTGGCGTTGCATCAGGAGAAGTCCACTCGTTTGGAAGAGGTTCTGAGGCAGCTTGTGGAAGCTAACTCCAACCTTGCCAAGGATACTCAAAGTCTTGACGTGGCCAGAACACGTATCGAAAAGCTGACTGGTGCCCTCACTCGGACCAGGAAGCTCTACAAGCAGGCTGAGGTTGAAGTGAAGAAAGTTCAGCAGGAATGCGAAATGGATAGGATCCTTGGGGAAATAGAGAAGGAAGAGCGTGTGAAAAAAAGGATTGCTCTGACCACTGAGTTAGAGCTGGTAGAGGacttccaaaaccaaaaccagaaGGAAGGTGGGATCATGCCAACGCTGGAGCTAAACAAAGATGTTAGCAAGCAGGTGAATGAGGCCAAAAACGTTGATGGAGAAGTGGAGGCCCAGCATCCTTCGACTTTCTGGACAAGGTGCCATTGCTGCAACGTTCGTTATAAGTTTAGCAGGGTTCATGTAAATCACCTTCTCCGCTGCCAGGCATGTCCAGCGGCCTTTGTAGCCACAGAAGAAGTCTCCACCATCTACAGAAGAAGACACCTTGTTGATACTGGAAGTCAAGTAACTGCTAGTGGCAGGAAGCCCCCAGATCATGGAATGGTCTCCCTAAAAGGCCCCGGAGGAAGCTGA
- the LOC18767915 gene encoding wound-induced basic protein, translated as MIYDVNSPLFRSFLSQKGGSSDKRKLEEQKPKEHRPKASENKPVMNE; from the exons ATGATCTACGACGTCAACTCACCCCTCTTCCGATCCTTCCTCAGCCAGAAGGGAGGCTCCTCCGATAAGAG GAAGTTGGAAGAGCAGAAGCCCAAGGAACATAGGCCGAAGGCCAGTGAGAACAAGCCCGTAATGAATGAGTGA
- the LOC18768097 gene encoding uncharacterized protein LOC18768097, producing MASDDPKAIEAEPPSSSWKERIVFPTLLAGIVGGGAGLVSNHRKVVGLPTSCATYAANFAIVTACYCGAREYVSVTRKTGPDDLVNSAIAGFGTGAILGRLQGGRIGAVRYSIIFSVVGTTVDYATIKLRPVLKSYKESMLGSNDGKNAGSLKMPDWSPIKVLDEEALAAKQAREKQMYAQKAALGNLSKEES from the exons ATGGCTTCAGATGATCCCAAAGCTATAGAAGCAGAGCCTCCATCTTCGTCTTGGAAGGAGCGCATCGTCTTTCCCACTCTCCTCGCTGGGATTGTTGGTGGAGGAGCTGGTTTGGTCTCCAACCATCGAAAAGTTGTGGGTCTTCCAACCAGTTGTGCAACTTATGCTGCTAATTTCGCCATTGTCACTGCTTGTTATTGCG GGGCTCGGGAATATGTGAGTGTAACTCGAAAAACTGGACCGGATGATCTGGTAAACTCTGCAATTGCTGGCTTTGGTACTGGTGCCATTCTTGGGCGTCTTCAGG GTGGTCGAATTGGTGCCGTCCGCTACTCAATCATCTTTTCTGTTGTTGGGACAACAGTGGATTATGCTACAATTAAACTAAGACCTGTCTTAAAGAGCTACAAAGAATCTATGCTTGGGAGTAATGACGGTAAGAATGCTGGTTCGCTGAAAATGCCTGACTGGTCTCCTATCAAAGTACTCGATGAGGAAGCCCTTGCTGCAAAGCAGGCTCGTGAAAAACAGATGTATGCACAGAAGGCAGCACTTGGTAACCTTAGCAAAGAAGAGTCCTGA
- the LOC109950549 gene encoding uncharacterized protein LOC109950549 isoform X2: protein MESAMVSIRRSKRLRLRAERSSVLAPLPRFCDKGTAPQNSTQTKPDSVHPMPSNDNATRTRASPEIISMLREPAAAERVLLGLLGPDDTRIMQEYDDGGLRQNLAHHALGACLHFAMWLKENGESSLASRERNEARARVAGLEERVRHVEEILRHLVQEYESKLNGLQNNVDQLRPKAEFCKRKWKEQEALHQEKATRLEEVLKQLEEANSDLAKVTQSHDMARTRIEKLTSALTRSRKLYEQAEVEVKKVQQDCEMDRILGEIEKEERGKKRIALTTELELVEGFQNQNQKMEGGIMPTPELNKDVSKQVEEAEDIDELVDVD, encoded by the exons AGAGAAGTTCTGTTCTAGCACCATTGCCAAGGTTTTGTGACAAGGGAACTGCTCCTCAAAATTCTACCCAAACAAAACCAGATAGTGTGCATCCAATGCCTTCAAATGAT AATGCAACTCGTACGAGGGCTTCCCCTGAGATTATCAGTATGTTGAGAGAGCCAGCTGCTGCAGAGAGAGTTTTGCTGGGCTTACTTGGCCCTGATGATACCAGGATTATGCAGGAGTATGATGACGGTGGTTTGAGGCAAAACTTGGCCCACCATGCCCTTGGT GCCTGCCTTCACTTTGCCATGTGGCTAAAGGAAAATGGAGAGTCTTCCTTAGCCTCTAGGGAGCGCAATGAAGCCAGAGCTCGTGTTGCAGGGCTGGAGGAAAGAGTTAGACATGTTGAGGAGATTCTGAGGCATCTGGTCCAAGAATATGAGTCTAAGCTAAATGGCCTGCAAAATAATGTTGATCAGCTGAGGCCGAAGGCTGAGTTCTGCAAGAGGAAATGGAAGGAGCAGGAGGCGTTGCATCAAGAGAAGGCCACTCGTTTGGAAGAGGTTTTGAAGCAGCTTGAGGAAGCTAACTCCGACCTTGCCAAGGTCACTCAAAGTCATGACATGGCAAGAACGCGTATCGAAAAGCTGACTAGTGCCCTCACTCGGAGCAGGAAGCTCTACGAGCAGGCTGAGGTTGAAGTGAAGAAGGTTCAGCAGGACTGCGAAATGGATAGGATCCTTGGGGAAATAGAGAAGGAAGAGCGTGGGAAAAAAAGGATTGCTCTGACCACCGAGCTAGAGCTGGTAGAGGgcttccaaaaccaaaaccagaaGATGGAAGGTGGGATCATGCCAACACCGGAGCTAAACAAAGATGTTAGCAAGCAAGTGGAAGAAGCTGAAGAcattgatgaactggtggacGTTGACTAG
- the LOC109950549 gene encoding uncharacterized protein LOC109950549 isoform X3, which produces MPSNDVSLPEGNATRTRASPEIISMLREPAAAERVLLGLLGPDDTRIMQEYDDGGLRQNLAHHALGACLHFAMWLKENGESSLASRERNEARARVAGLEERVRHVEEILRHLVQEYESKLNGLQNNVDQLRPKAEFCKRKWKEQEALHQEKATRLEEVLKQLEEANSDLAKVTQSHDMARTRIEKLTSALTRSRKLYEQAEVEVKKVQQDCEMDRILGEIEKEERGKKRIALTTELELVEGFQNQNQKMEGGIMPTPELNKDVSKQVEEAEDIDELVDVD; this is translated from the exons ATGCCTTCAAATGATGTAAGTCTGCCAGAGGGG AATGCAACTCGTACGAGGGCTTCCCCTGAGATTATCAGTATGTTGAGAGAGCCAGCTGCTGCAGAGAGAGTTTTGCTGGGCTTACTTGGCCCTGATGATACCAGGATTATGCAGGAGTATGATGACGGTGGTTTGAGGCAAAACTTGGCCCACCATGCCCTTGGT GCCTGCCTTCACTTTGCCATGTGGCTAAAGGAAAATGGAGAGTCTTCCTTAGCCTCTAGGGAGCGCAATGAAGCCAGAGCTCGTGTTGCAGGGCTGGAGGAAAGAGTTAGACATGTTGAGGAGATTCTGAGGCATCTGGTCCAAGAATATGAGTCTAAGCTAAATGGCCTGCAAAATAATGTTGATCAGCTGAGGCCGAAGGCTGAGTTCTGCAAGAGGAAATGGAAGGAGCAGGAGGCGTTGCATCAAGAGAAGGCCACTCGTTTGGAAGAGGTTTTGAAGCAGCTTGAGGAAGCTAACTCCGACCTTGCCAAGGTCACTCAAAGTCATGACATGGCAAGAACGCGTATCGAAAAGCTGACTAGTGCCCTCACTCGGAGCAGGAAGCTCTACGAGCAGGCTGAGGTTGAAGTGAAGAAGGTTCAGCAGGACTGCGAAATGGATAGGATCCTTGGGGAAATAGAGAAGGAAGAGCGTGGGAAAAAAAGGATTGCTCTGACCACCGAGCTAGAGCTGGTAGAGGgcttccaaaaccaaaaccagaaGATGGAAGGTGGGATCATGCCAACACCGGAGCTAAACAAAGATGTTAGCAAGCAAGTGGAAGAAGCTGAAGAcattgatgaactggtggacGTTGACTAG
- the LOC109950560 gene encoding uncharacterized protein LOC109950560 isoform X1, which translates to MVSVRRSKRLRLHAERSSVLAPLLRFCDKGTAPQNSTQTEPDSVHPMPSNYVNLPDGNATDTRDSPEIISMLREPAAAEKVLLGLLGPDDTKIMQEYDDGGLRQNLSYHALAACLHFAMWLRENGESSLASRERDEARARVAELEEKVRNVEEIMKHQVQEYKSKLNGLQNDVDQQRQKAAFCERKWKQQLALHQEKSTRLEEVLRQLVEANSNLAKDTQSLDVARTRIEKLTGALTRTRKLYKQAEVEVKKVQQECEMDRILGEIEKEERVKKRIALTTELELVEDFQNQNQKEGGIMPTLELNKDVSKQVNEAKNVDGEVEAQHPSTFWTRCHCCNVRYKFSRVHVNHLLRCQACPAAFVATEEVSTIYRRRHLVDTGSQVTASGRKPPDHGMVSLKGPGGS; encoded by the exons ATGGTAAGCGTAAGAAGAAGCAAACGCTTGAGACTACATGCCG AGAGAAGTTCTGTTCTAGCTCCACTGCTAAGGTTTTGTGACAAGGGAACTGCTCCTCAAAATTCTACCCAAACAGAACCTGATAGTGTGCATCCAATGCCTTCAAATTATGTAAATCTCCCAGATGGG AATGCGACTGATACAAGGGATTCCCCTGAGATTATCAGCATGTTGAGAGAGCCAGCTGCTGCAGAGAAAGTTTTGCTGGGCTTACTTGGCCCTGATGATACCAAGATTATGCAGGAGTATGATGACGGTGGTTTGAGGCAAAACTTATCCTACCATGCCCTTGCT GCCTGCCTCCACTTTGCCATGTGGCTAAGGGAAAATGGAGAGTCTTCCTTAGCCTCCAGGGAGCGCGATGAAGCCAGAGCTCGTGTTGCAGAGCTGGAGGAAAAAGTTAGAAATGTTGAGGAGATAATGAAGCATCAGGTCCAAGAATACAAGTCTAAGCTGAATGGCCTGCAAAATGATGTTGATCAGCAGAGGCAAAAGGCTGCGTTCTGCGAGAGGAAATGGAAGCAGCAGTTGGCGTTGCATCAGGAGAAGTCCACTCGTTTGGAAGAGGTTCTGAGGCAGCTTGTGGAAGCTAACTCCAACCTTGCCAAGGATACTCAAAGTCTTGACGTGGCCAGAACACGTATCGAAAAGCTGACTGGTGCCCTCACTCGGACCAGGAAGCTCTACAAGCAGGCTGAGGTTGAAGTGAAGAAAGTTCAGCAGGAATGCGAAATGGATAGGATCCTTGGGGAAATAGAGAAGGAAGAGCGTGTGAAAAAAAGGATTGCTCTGACCACTGAGTTAGAGCTGGTAGAGGacttccaaaaccaaaaccagaaGGAAGGTGGGATCATGCCAACGCTGGAGCTAAACAAAGATGTTAGCAAGCAGGTGAATGAGGCCAAAAACGTTGATGGAGAAGTGGAGGCCCAGCATCCTTCGACTTTCTGGACAAGGTGCCATTGCTGCAACGTTCGTTATAAGTTTAGCAGGGTTCATGTAAATCACCTTCTCCGCTGCCAGGCATGTCCAGCGGCCTTTGTAGCCACAGAAGAAGTCTCCACCATCTACAGAAGAAGACACCTTGTTGATACTGGAAGTCAAGTAACTGCTAGTGGCAGGAAGCCCCCAGATCATGGAATGGTCTCCCTAAAAGGCCCCGGAGGAAGCTGA
- the LOC109950549 gene encoding uncharacterized protein LOC109950549 isoform X1, which yields MESAMVSIRRSKRLRLRAERSSVLAPLPRFCDKGTAPQNSTQTKPDSVHPMPSNDVSLPEGNATRTRASPEIISMLREPAAAERVLLGLLGPDDTRIMQEYDDGGLRQNLAHHALGACLHFAMWLKENGESSLASRERNEARARVAGLEERVRHVEEILRHLVQEYESKLNGLQNNVDQLRPKAEFCKRKWKEQEALHQEKATRLEEVLKQLEEANSDLAKVTQSHDMARTRIEKLTSALTRSRKLYEQAEVEVKKVQQDCEMDRILGEIEKEERGKKRIALTTELELVEGFQNQNQKMEGGIMPTPELNKDVSKQVEEAEDIDELVDVD from the exons AGAGAAGTTCTGTTCTAGCACCATTGCCAAGGTTTTGTGACAAGGGAACTGCTCCTCAAAATTCTACCCAAACAAAACCAGATAGTGTGCATCCAATGCCTTCAAATGATGTAAGTCTGCCAGAGGGG AATGCAACTCGTACGAGGGCTTCCCCTGAGATTATCAGTATGTTGAGAGAGCCAGCTGCTGCAGAGAGAGTTTTGCTGGGCTTACTTGGCCCTGATGATACCAGGATTATGCAGGAGTATGATGACGGTGGTTTGAGGCAAAACTTGGCCCACCATGCCCTTGGT GCCTGCCTTCACTTTGCCATGTGGCTAAAGGAAAATGGAGAGTCTTCCTTAGCCTCTAGGGAGCGCAATGAAGCCAGAGCTCGTGTTGCAGGGCTGGAGGAAAGAGTTAGACATGTTGAGGAGATTCTGAGGCATCTGGTCCAAGAATATGAGTCTAAGCTAAATGGCCTGCAAAATAATGTTGATCAGCTGAGGCCGAAGGCTGAGTTCTGCAAGAGGAAATGGAAGGAGCAGGAGGCGTTGCATCAAGAGAAGGCCACTCGTTTGGAAGAGGTTTTGAAGCAGCTTGAGGAAGCTAACTCCGACCTTGCCAAGGTCACTCAAAGTCATGACATGGCAAGAACGCGTATCGAAAAGCTGACTAGTGCCCTCACTCGGAGCAGGAAGCTCTACGAGCAGGCTGAGGTTGAAGTGAAGAAGGTTCAGCAGGACTGCGAAATGGATAGGATCCTTGGGGAAATAGAGAAGGAAGAGCGTGGGAAAAAAAGGATTGCTCTGACCACCGAGCTAGAGCTGGTAGAGGgcttccaaaaccaaaaccagaaGATGGAAGGTGGGATCATGCCAACACCGGAGCTAAACAAAGATGTTAGCAAGCAAGTGGAAGAAGCTGAAGAcattgatgaactggtggacGTTGACTAG
- the LOC109950561 gene encoding uncharacterized protein LOC109950561 isoform X1: MVSLRRHTHFRLCAGRTSLPRFCDIRTALTSSHAKPKSVHRMRSNGSNDVNQPERNATAIGSSAKVFTDAVLALPAFANVGSESGHSRIPWRRFEIDGSSLGAYISQSNQVIPLQSQVKDQESYTLQLDKRIENLQTMVSKLKEENTQQTGELDTAKVELEKQQADLEMLEFDKLLMQMVEKLCGNVELSHQIELVMGEPNQMQLREILQKVEKLCEDLRSVASAGVVEDSAAPTD; the protein is encoded by the exons ATGGTGAGCTTAAGAAGACACACACACTTCAGACTATGCGCtg GAAGAACATCACTTCCTAGGTTTTGTGACATCAGAACTGCCCTGACTTCTAGCCATGCAAAACCAAAGAGTGTGCATCGGATGCGTTCAAATGGTTCAAATGATGTAAATCAGCCAGAGAGG AATGCGACTGCTATAGGGTCTTCCGCGAAGGTTTTCACCGATGCAGTGCTGGCTTTGCCTGCTTTTGCAAATGTGGGAAGTGAGTCAGGACACTCTCGTATACCTTGGCGGCGCTTTGAGATTGATGGGAGTTCTCTGGGGGCTTATATATCTCAAAGCAACCAAGTTATACCCTTGCAAAGCCAAGTAAAAGACCAAGAATCTTACACCCTTCAGCTTGACAAGAGGATAGAGAACTTGCAAACCATGGTCAGCAAGCTAAAGGAGGAGAACACACAGCAAACTGGTGAGCTGGATACTGCAAAGGTTGAACTTGAGAAGCAGCAAGCAGACTTGGAGATGCTTGAGTTTGACAAATTACTTATGCAAATGGTTGAGAAGCTGTGCGGGAATGTAGAGCTCAGCCATCAAATAGAGTTGGTGATGGGTGAGCCTAACCAAATGCAGCTGAGGGAGATTTTGCAAAAGGTTGAGAAGCTGTGTGAGGATCTCAGAAGCGTCGCTTCAGCCGGTGTTGTGGAGGATTCTGCGGCTCCAACAGACTGA
- the LOC18766609 gene encoding dolichol-phosphate mannosyltransferase subunit 3, with amino-acid sequence MKHIVKIMTLLVAISALWIGLLQTSIIPRSHTWLLPIYFIVSLGCYGLLMVGVGLMQFPTCPQEAILLQQDVAEAKEFLKQKGVDVGGCD; translated from the exons ATGAAGCATATTGTGAAAATTATGACGTTGTTGGTGGCCATCTCTGCCTTGTGGATTGGTCTCTTACAGACATCAATTATCCCACGTAGTCATACTTGGTTG CTACCAATATATTTCATTGTGTCTCTAGGATGCTATGGGCTCCTAATGGTTGGAGTTGGTCTGATGCAATTTCCAACTTGTCCTCAAGAAGCAATATTGTTGCAGCAG GATGTAGCTGAGGCCAAGGAGTTTTTGAAGCAGAAAGGGGTCGATGTGGGTGGTTGTGATTGA
- the LOC109950561 gene encoding uncharacterized protein LOC109950561 isoform X2, which translates to MRSNGSNDVNQPERNATAIGSSAKVFTDAVLALPAFANVGSESGHSRIPWRRFEIDGSSLGAYISQSNQVIPLQSQVKDQESYTLQLDKRIENLQTMVSKLKEENTQQTGELDTAKVELEKQQADLEMLEFDKLLMQMVEKLCGNVELSHQIELVMGEPNQMQLREILQKVEKLCEDLRSVASAGVVEDSAAPTD; encoded by the exons ATGCGTTCAAATGGTTCAAATGATGTAAATCAGCCAGAGAGG AATGCGACTGCTATAGGGTCTTCCGCGAAGGTTTTCACCGATGCAGTGCTGGCTTTGCCTGCTTTTGCAAATGTGGGAAGTGAGTCAGGACACTCTCGTATACCTTGGCGGCGCTTTGAGATTGATGGGAGTTCTCTGGGGGCTTATATATCTCAAAGCAACCAAGTTATACCCTTGCAAAGCCAAGTAAAAGACCAAGAATCTTACACCCTTCAGCTTGACAAGAGGATAGAGAACTTGCAAACCATGGTCAGCAAGCTAAAGGAGGAGAACACACAGCAAACTGGTGAGCTGGATACTGCAAAGGTTGAACTTGAGAAGCAGCAAGCAGACTTGGAGATGCTTGAGTTTGACAAATTACTTATGCAAATGGTTGAGAAGCTGTGCGGGAATGTAGAGCTCAGCCATCAAATAGAGTTGGTGATGGGTGAGCCTAACCAAATGCAGCTGAGGGAGATTTTGCAAAAGGTTGAGAAGCTGTGTGAGGATCTCAGAAGCGTCGCTTCAGCCGGTGTTGTGGAGGATTCTGCGGCTCCAACAGACTGA